The Vulpes vulpes isolate BD-2025 chromosome 10, VulVul3, whole genome shotgun sequence genome has a window encoding:
- the PABPC4 gene encoding polyadenylate-binding protein 4 isoform X1: MNAAASSYPMASLYVGDLHSDVTEAMLYEKFSPAGPVLSIRVCRDMITRRSLGYAYVNFQQPADAERALDTMNFDVIKGKPIRIMWSQRDPSLRKSGVGNVFIKNLDKSIDNKALYDTFSAFGNILSCKVVCDENGSKGYAFVHFETQEAADKAIEKMNGMLLNDRKVFVGRFKSRKEREAELGAKAKEFTNVYIKNFGEEVDDESLKELFSQFGKTLSVKVMRDPSGKSKGFGFVSYEKHEDANKAVEEMNGKEISGKVIFVGRAQKKVERQAELKRKFEQLKQERISRYQGVNLYIKNLDDTIDDEKLRKEFSPFGSITSAKVMLEDGRSKGFGFVCFSSPEEATKAVTEMNGRIVGSKPLYVALAQRKEERKAHLTNQYMQRVAGMRALPANAILNQFQPAAGGYFVPAVPQAQGRPPYYTPNQLAQMRPNPRWQQGGRPQGFQGMPSAIRQSGPRPALRHLAPTGNAPASRGLPTTAQRVGSECPDRLAMDFGGAGAAQQGLTDGCQSGGVPTAVQTLAPRAAVAAAAPRAVAPYKYASSVRSPHPAIQPLQAPQPAVHVQGQEPLTASMLAAAPPQEQKQMLGERLFPLIQTMHSNLAGKITGMLLEIDNSELLHMLESPESLRSKVDEAVAVLQAHHAKKEAAQKVGAVAAATS; encoded by the exons atgAACGCTGCGGCCAGCAGCTACCCCATGGCCTCCCTCTACGTGGGTGACCTGCACTCGGACGTCACCGAGGCCATGCTGTATGAAAAGTTCAGTCCTGCGGGGCCTGTGCTGTCCATCCGGGTCTGCCGCGATATGATCACCCGCCGCTCCCTGGGCTATGCCTACGTCAACTTCCAGCAGCCGGCCGACG CTGAGCGGGCCTTGGATACCATGAACTTTGATGTGATTAAGGGAAAGCCAATACGTATCATGTGGTCTCAGAGGGATCCCTCTTTGAGAAAATCTGGTGTGGGAAACGTCTTCATCAAGAATCTGGACAAATCTATAGATAACAAGGCACTTTATGATACTTTTTCTGCTTTTGGAAACATTCTGTCTTGTAAG GTGGTGTGTGATGAGAACGGCTCTAAGGGTTATGCCTTTGTCCACTTCGAGACCCAAGAGGCTGCTGACAAGGCCATCGAGAAGATGAACGGCATGCTCCTCAATGACCGCAAAGT GTTTGTGGGCAGATTCAAGTCTCGAAAAGAGCGGGAAGCTGAGCTTGGAGCCAAAGCCAAGGAGTTCACCAATGTCTATATCAAAAACTTTGGGGAAGAGGTGGATGATGAGAGTCTGAAAGAGCTCTTTAGCCAGTTTG GTAAGACCCTAAGTGTGAAGGTGATGAGAGATCCCAGTGGGAAATCCAAAGGCTTTGGCTTTGTGAGTTACGAAAAGCACGAGGATGCCAATAAG GCCGTGGAagagatgaatggaaaagaaatcagTGGGAAAGTCATTTTTGTAGGCCGTGCACAGAAGAAAGTGGAGCGGCAGGCAGAGTTAAAGCGGAAATTTGAACAGTTGAAACAAGAGAGAATTAGTCGGTATCAG GGGGTGAATCTCTACATTAAGAACTTGGATGACACCATTGATGATGAGAAGTTAAGGAAAGAGTTTTCTCCTTTTGGATCAATCACCAGTGCAAAG GTAATGTTGGAGGATGGGAGAAGCAAAGGGTTTGGCTTTGTCTGCTTCTCATCTCCTGAAGAGGCGACCAAAGCAGTCACTGAGATGAATGGACGCATCGTGGGCTCCAAGCCACTGTATGTCGCCCTGGcgcagaggaaggaagagagaaaagctcATCTGACCAACCAGTATATGCAGCGGGTGGCTGGAATGAGAGCGCTCCCTGCCAATGCCATCTTAAATCAGTTCCAGCCTGCAGCTGGTGGTTACTTTGTGCCAGCAGTTCCACAG GCTCAGGGAAGACCTCCATACTACACCCCTAACCAGTTAGCACAGATGAGGCCAAATCCACGCTGGCAGCAAGGTGGGAGACCTCAAG GCTTCCAAGGAATGCCAAGTGCTATACGCCAGTCTGGGCCTCGTCCAGCTCTTCGCCATCTGGCTCCAACTGGTAATGCTCCGGCCTCTCGTGGCCTCCCTACTACTGCTCAGAGAGTCG GGTCTGAGTGCCCGGACCGCTTGGCTATGGACTTTGGTGGGGCTGGCGCCGCCCAGCAAGGGCTGACTGACGGCTGCCAGTCTGGAG GTGTGCCCACAGCCGTGCAGACCTTAGCACCTCGTGCTGCTGTCGCCGCTGCTGCCCCTCGGGCTGTCGCACCTTACAAATATGCCTCCAGTGTCCGCAGCCCTCACCCCGCCATCCAGCCTTTGCAG GCCCCCCAGCCTGCCGTCCATGTACAGGGGCAGGAGCCCCTGACCGCCTCCATGCTGGCTGCAGCACCCCCCCAGGAGCAGAAGCAGATGCTGG GAGAACGTTTGTTCCCACTCATCCAAACCATGCATTCAAACCTGGCTGGAAAAATCACAGGCATGCTGCTGGAGATTGACAACTCTGAGCTGCTGCACATGCTGGAGTCCCCCGAGTCTCTCCGCTCCAAG GTGGATGAAGCTGTGGCGGTTCTACAGGCTCATCATGCCAAGAAAGAAGCTGCCCAGAAGGTGGGCGCTGTTGCTGCTGCTACCTCTTAG
- the PABPC4 gene encoding polyadenylate-binding protein 4 isoform X5 produces MNAAASSYPMASLYVGDLHSDVTEAMLYEKFSPAGPVLSIRVCRDMITRRSLGYAYVNFQQPADAERALDTMNFDVIKGKPIRIMWSQRDPSLRKSGVGNVFIKNLDKSIDNKALYDTFSAFGNILSCKVVCDENGSKGYAFVHFETQEAADKAIEKMNGMLLNDRKVFVGRFKSRKEREAELGAKAKEFTNVYIKNFGEEVDDESLKELFSQFGKTLSVKVMRDPSGKSKGFGFVSYEKHEDANKAVEEMNGKEISGKVIFVGRAQKKVERQAELKRKFEQLKQERISRYQGVNLYIKNLDDTIDDEKLRKEFSPFGSITSAKVMLEDGRSKGFGFVCFSSPEEATKAVTEMNGRIVGSKPLYVALAQRKEERKAHLTNQYMQRVAGMRALPANAILNQFQPAAGGYFVPAVPQAQGRPPYYTPNQLAQMRPNPRWQQGFQGMPSAIRQSGPRPALRHLAPTGSECPDRLAMDFGGAGAAQQGLTDGCQSGGVPTAVQTLAPRAAVAAAAPRAVAPYKYASSVRSPHPAIQPLQAPQPAVHVQGQEPLTASMLAAAPPQEQKQMLGERLFPLIQTMHSNLAGKITGMLLEIDNSELLHMLESPESLRSKVDEAVAVLQAHHAKKEAAQKVGAVAAATS; encoded by the exons atgAACGCTGCGGCCAGCAGCTACCCCATGGCCTCCCTCTACGTGGGTGACCTGCACTCGGACGTCACCGAGGCCATGCTGTATGAAAAGTTCAGTCCTGCGGGGCCTGTGCTGTCCATCCGGGTCTGCCGCGATATGATCACCCGCCGCTCCCTGGGCTATGCCTACGTCAACTTCCAGCAGCCGGCCGACG CTGAGCGGGCCTTGGATACCATGAACTTTGATGTGATTAAGGGAAAGCCAATACGTATCATGTGGTCTCAGAGGGATCCCTCTTTGAGAAAATCTGGTGTGGGAAACGTCTTCATCAAGAATCTGGACAAATCTATAGATAACAAGGCACTTTATGATACTTTTTCTGCTTTTGGAAACATTCTGTCTTGTAAG GTGGTGTGTGATGAGAACGGCTCTAAGGGTTATGCCTTTGTCCACTTCGAGACCCAAGAGGCTGCTGACAAGGCCATCGAGAAGATGAACGGCATGCTCCTCAATGACCGCAAAGT GTTTGTGGGCAGATTCAAGTCTCGAAAAGAGCGGGAAGCTGAGCTTGGAGCCAAAGCCAAGGAGTTCACCAATGTCTATATCAAAAACTTTGGGGAAGAGGTGGATGATGAGAGTCTGAAAGAGCTCTTTAGCCAGTTTG GTAAGACCCTAAGTGTGAAGGTGATGAGAGATCCCAGTGGGAAATCCAAAGGCTTTGGCTTTGTGAGTTACGAAAAGCACGAGGATGCCAATAAG GCCGTGGAagagatgaatggaaaagaaatcagTGGGAAAGTCATTTTTGTAGGCCGTGCACAGAAGAAAGTGGAGCGGCAGGCAGAGTTAAAGCGGAAATTTGAACAGTTGAAACAAGAGAGAATTAGTCGGTATCAG GGGGTGAATCTCTACATTAAGAACTTGGATGACACCATTGATGATGAGAAGTTAAGGAAAGAGTTTTCTCCTTTTGGATCAATCACCAGTGCAAAG GTAATGTTGGAGGATGGGAGAAGCAAAGGGTTTGGCTTTGTCTGCTTCTCATCTCCTGAAGAGGCGACCAAAGCAGTCACTGAGATGAATGGACGCATCGTGGGCTCCAAGCCACTGTATGTCGCCCTGGcgcagaggaaggaagagagaaaagctcATCTGACCAACCAGTATATGCAGCGGGTGGCTGGAATGAGAGCGCTCCCTGCCAATGCCATCTTAAATCAGTTCCAGCCTGCAGCTGGTGGTTACTTTGTGCCAGCAGTTCCACAG GCTCAGGGAAGACCTCCATACTACACCCCTAACCAGTTAGCACAGATGAGGCCAAATCCACGCTGGCAGCAAG GCTTCCAAGGAATGCCAAGTGCTATACGCCAGTCTGGGCCTCGTCCAGCTCTTCGCCATCTGGCTCCAACTG GGTCTGAGTGCCCGGACCGCTTGGCTATGGACTTTGGTGGGGCTGGCGCCGCCCAGCAAGGGCTGACTGACGGCTGCCAGTCTGGAG GTGTGCCCACAGCCGTGCAGACCTTAGCACCTCGTGCTGCTGTCGCCGCTGCTGCCCCTCGGGCTGTCGCACCTTACAAATATGCCTCCAGTGTCCGCAGCCCTCACCCCGCCATCCAGCCTTTGCAG GCCCCCCAGCCTGCCGTCCATGTACAGGGGCAGGAGCCCCTGACCGCCTCCATGCTGGCTGCAGCACCCCCCCAGGAGCAGAAGCAGATGCTGG GAGAACGTTTGTTCCCACTCATCCAAACCATGCATTCAAACCTGGCTGGAAAAATCACAGGCATGCTGCTGGAGATTGACAACTCTGAGCTGCTGCACATGCTGGAGTCCCCCGAGTCTCTCCGCTCCAAG GTGGATGAAGCTGTGGCGGTTCTACAGGCTCATCATGCCAAGAAAGAAGCTGCCCAGAAGGTGGGCGCTGTTGCTGCTGCTACCTCTTAG
- the PABPC4 gene encoding polyadenylate-binding protein 4 isoform X9: MNAAASSYPMASLYVGDLHSDVTEAMLYEKFSPAGPVLSIRVCRDMITRRSLGYAYVNFQQPADAERALDTMNFDVIKGKPIRIMWSQRDPSLRKSGVGNVFIKNLDKSIDNKALYDTFSAFGNILSCKVVCDENGSKGYAFVHFETQEAADKAIEKMNGMLLNDRKVFVGRFKSRKEREAELGAKAKEFTNVYIKNFGEEVDDESLKELFSQFGKTLSVKVMRDPSGKSKGFGFVSYEKHEDANKAVEEMNGKEISGKVIFVGRAQKKVERQAELKRKFEQLKQERISRYQGVNLYIKNLDDTIDDEKLRKEFSPFGSITSAKVMLEDGRSKGFGFVCFSSPEEATKAVTEMNGRIVGSKPLYVALAQRKEERKAHLTNQYMQRVAGMRALPANAILNQFQPAAGGYFVPAVPQAQGRPPYYTPNQLAQMRPNPRWQQGGRPQGFQGMPSAIRQSGPRPALRHLAPTGVPTAVQTLAPRAAVAAAAPRAVAPYKYASSVRSPHPAIQPLQAPQPAVHVQGQEPLTASMLAAAPPQEQKQMLGERLFPLIQTMHSNLAGKITGMLLEIDNSELLHMLESPESLRSKVDEAVAVLQAHHAKKEAAQKVGAVAAATS; this comes from the exons atgAACGCTGCGGCCAGCAGCTACCCCATGGCCTCCCTCTACGTGGGTGACCTGCACTCGGACGTCACCGAGGCCATGCTGTATGAAAAGTTCAGTCCTGCGGGGCCTGTGCTGTCCATCCGGGTCTGCCGCGATATGATCACCCGCCGCTCCCTGGGCTATGCCTACGTCAACTTCCAGCAGCCGGCCGACG CTGAGCGGGCCTTGGATACCATGAACTTTGATGTGATTAAGGGAAAGCCAATACGTATCATGTGGTCTCAGAGGGATCCCTCTTTGAGAAAATCTGGTGTGGGAAACGTCTTCATCAAGAATCTGGACAAATCTATAGATAACAAGGCACTTTATGATACTTTTTCTGCTTTTGGAAACATTCTGTCTTGTAAG GTGGTGTGTGATGAGAACGGCTCTAAGGGTTATGCCTTTGTCCACTTCGAGACCCAAGAGGCTGCTGACAAGGCCATCGAGAAGATGAACGGCATGCTCCTCAATGACCGCAAAGT GTTTGTGGGCAGATTCAAGTCTCGAAAAGAGCGGGAAGCTGAGCTTGGAGCCAAAGCCAAGGAGTTCACCAATGTCTATATCAAAAACTTTGGGGAAGAGGTGGATGATGAGAGTCTGAAAGAGCTCTTTAGCCAGTTTG GTAAGACCCTAAGTGTGAAGGTGATGAGAGATCCCAGTGGGAAATCCAAAGGCTTTGGCTTTGTGAGTTACGAAAAGCACGAGGATGCCAATAAG GCCGTGGAagagatgaatggaaaagaaatcagTGGGAAAGTCATTTTTGTAGGCCGTGCACAGAAGAAAGTGGAGCGGCAGGCAGAGTTAAAGCGGAAATTTGAACAGTTGAAACAAGAGAGAATTAGTCGGTATCAG GGGGTGAATCTCTACATTAAGAACTTGGATGACACCATTGATGATGAGAAGTTAAGGAAAGAGTTTTCTCCTTTTGGATCAATCACCAGTGCAAAG GTAATGTTGGAGGATGGGAGAAGCAAAGGGTTTGGCTTTGTCTGCTTCTCATCTCCTGAAGAGGCGACCAAAGCAGTCACTGAGATGAATGGACGCATCGTGGGCTCCAAGCCACTGTATGTCGCCCTGGcgcagaggaaggaagagagaaaagctcATCTGACCAACCAGTATATGCAGCGGGTGGCTGGAATGAGAGCGCTCCCTGCCAATGCCATCTTAAATCAGTTCCAGCCTGCAGCTGGTGGTTACTTTGTGCCAGCAGTTCCACAG GCTCAGGGAAGACCTCCATACTACACCCCTAACCAGTTAGCACAGATGAGGCCAAATCCACGCTGGCAGCAAGGTGGGAGACCTCAAG GCTTCCAAGGAATGCCAAGTGCTATACGCCAGTCTGGGCCTCGTCCAGCTCTTCGCCATCTGGCTCCAACTG GTGTGCCCACAGCCGTGCAGACCTTAGCACCTCGTGCTGCTGTCGCCGCTGCTGCCCCTCGGGCTGTCGCACCTTACAAATATGCCTCCAGTGTCCGCAGCCCTCACCCCGCCATCCAGCCTTTGCAG GCCCCCCAGCCTGCCGTCCATGTACAGGGGCAGGAGCCCCTGACCGCCTCCATGCTGGCTGCAGCACCCCCCCAGGAGCAGAAGCAGATGCTGG GAGAACGTTTGTTCCCACTCATCCAAACCATGCATTCAAACCTGGCTGGAAAAATCACAGGCATGCTGCTGGAGATTGACAACTCTGAGCTGCTGCACATGCTGGAGTCCCCCGAGTCTCTCCGCTCCAAG GTGGATGAAGCTGTGGCGGTTCTACAGGCTCATCATGCCAAGAAAGAAGCTGCCCAGAAGGTGGGCGCTGTTGCTGCTGCTACCTCTTAG
- the PABPC4 gene encoding polyadenylate-binding protein 4 isoform X8 produces the protein MNAAASSYPMASLYVGDLHSDVTEAMLYEKFSPAGPVLSIRVCRDMITRRSLGYAYVNFQQPADAERALDTMNFDVIKGKPIRIMWSQRDPSLRKSGVGNVFIKNLDKSIDNKALYDTFSAFGNILSCKVVCDENGSKGYAFVHFETQEAADKAIEKMNGMLLNDRKVFVGRFKSRKEREAELGAKAKEFTNVYIKNFGEEVDDESLKELFSQFGKTLSVKVMRDPSGKSKGFGFVSYEKHEDANKAVEEMNGKEISGKVIFVGRAQKKVERQAELKRKFEQLKQERISRYQGVNLYIKNLDDTIDDEKLRKEFSPFGSITSAKVMLEDGRSKGFGFVCFSSPEEATKAVTEMNGRIVGSKPLYVALAQRKEERKAHLTNQYMQRVAGMRALPANAILNQFQPAAGGYFVPAVPQAQGRPPYYTPNQLAQMRPNPRWQQGFQGMPSAIRQSGPRPALRHLAPTGNAPASRGLPTTAQRVGVPTAVQTLAPRAAVAAAAPRAVAPYKYASSVRSPHPAIQPLQAPQPAVHVQGQEPLTASMLAAAPPQEQKQMLGERLFPLIQTMHSNLAGKITGMLLEIDNSELLHMLESPESLRSKVDEAVAVLQAHHAKKEAAQKVGAVAAATS, from the exons atgAACGCTGCGGCCAGCAGCTACCCCATGGCCTCCCTCTACGTGGGTGACCTGCACTCGGACGTCACCGAGGCCATGCTGTATGAAAAGTTCAGTCCTGCGGGGCCTGTGCTGTCCATCCGGGTCTGCCGCGATATGATCACCCGCCGCTCCCTGGGCTATGCCTACGTCAACTTCCAGCAGCCGGCCGACG CTGAGCGGGCCTTGGATACCATGAACTTTGATGTGATTAAGGGAAAGCCAATACGTATCATGTGGTCTCAGAGGGATCCCTCTTTGAGAAAATCTGGTGTGGGAAACGTCTTCATCAAGAATCTGGACAAATCTATAGATAACAAGGCACTTTATGATACTTTTTCTGCTTTTGGAAACATTCTGTCTTGTAAG GTGGTGTGTGATGAGAACGGCTCTAAGGGTTATGCCTTTGTCCACTTCGAGACCCAAGAGGCTGCTGACAAGGCCATCGAGAAGATGAACGGCATGCTCCTCAATGACCGCAAAGT GTTTGTGGGCAGATTCAAGTCTCGAAAAGAGCGGGAAGCTGAGCTTGGAGCCAAAGCCAAGGAGTTCACCAATGTCTATATCAAAAACTTTGGGGAAGAGGTGGATGATGAGAGTCTGAAAGAGCTCTTTAGCCAGTTTG GTAAGACCCTAAGTGTGAAGGTGATGAGAGATCCCAGTGGGAAATCCAAAGGCTTTGGCTTTGTGAGTTACGAAAAGCACGAGGATGCCAATAAG GCCGTGGAagagatgaatggaaaagaaatcagTGGGAAAGTCATTTTTGTAGGCCGTGCACAGAAGAAAGTGGAGCGGCAGGCAGAGTTAAAGCGGAAATTTGAACAGTTGAAACAAGAGAGAATTAGTCGGTATCAG GGGGTGAATCTCTACATTAAGAACTTGGATGACACCATTGATGATGAGAAGTTAAGGAAAGAGTTTTCTCCTTTTGGATCAATCACCAGTGCAAAG GTAATGTTGGAGGATGGGAGAAGCAAAGGGTTTGGCTTTGTCTGCTTCTCATCTCCTGAAGAGGCGACCAAAGCAGTCACTGAGATGAATGGACGCATCGTGGGCTCCAAGCCACTGTATGTCGCCCTGGcgcagaggaaggaagagagaaaagctcATCTGACCAACCAGTATATGCAGCGGGTGGCTGGAATGAGAGCGCTCCCTGCCAATGCCATCTTAAATCAGTTCCAGCCTGCAGCTGGTGGTTACTTTGTGCCAGCAGTTCCACAG GCTCAGGGAAGACCTCCATACTACACCCCTAACCAGTTAGCACAGATGAGGCCAAATCCACGCTGGCAGCAAG GCTTCCAAGGAATGCCAAGTGCTATACGCCAGTCTGGGCCTCGTCCAGCTCTTCGCCATCTGGCTCCAACTGGTAATGCTCCGGCCTCTCGTGGCCTCCCTACTACTGCTCAGAGAGTCG GTGTGCCCACAGCCGTGCAGACCTTAGCACCTCGTGCTGCTGTCGCCGCTGCTGCCCCTCGGGCTGTCGCACCTTACAAATATGCCTCCAGTGTCCGCAGCCCTCACCCCGCCATCCAGCCTTTGCAG GCCCCCCAGCCTGCCGTCCATGTACAGGGGCAGGAGCCCCTGACCGCCTCCATGCTGGCTGCAGCACCCCCCCAGGAGCAGAAGCAGATGCTGG GAGAACGTTTGTTCCCACTCATCCAAACCATGCATTCAAACCTGGCTGGAAAAATCACAGGCATGCTGCTGGAGATTGACAACTCTGAGCTGCTGCACATGCTGGAGTCCCCCGAGTCTCTCCGCTCCAAG GTGGATGAAGCTGTGGCGGTTCTACAGGCTCATCATGCCAAGAAAGAAGCTGCCCAGAAGGTGGGCGCTGTTGCTGCTGCTACCTCTTAG
- the PABPC4 gene encoding polyadenylate-binding protein 4 isoform X7: MNAAASSYPMASLYVGDLHSDVTEAMLYEKFSPAGPVLSIRVCRDMITRRSLGYAYVNFQQPADAERALDTMNFDVIKGKPIRIMWSQRDPSLRKSGVGNVFIKNLDKSIDNKALYDTFSAFGNILSCKVVCDENGSKGYAFVHFETQEAADKAIEKMNGMLLNDRKVFVGRFKSRKEREAELGAKAKEFTNVYIKNFGEEVDDESLKELFSQFGKTLSVKVMRDPSGKSKGFGFVSYEKHEDANKAVEEMNGKEISGKVIFVGRAQKKVERQAELKRKFEQLKQERISRYQGVNLYIKNLDDTIDDEKLRKEFSPFGSITSAKVMLEDGRSKGFGFVCFSSPEEATKAVTEMNGRIVGSKPLYVALAQRKEERKAHLTNQYMQRVAGMRALPANAILNQFQPAAGGYFVPAVPQAQGRPPYYTPNQLAQMRPNPRWQQGGRPQGFQGMPSAIRQSGPRPALRHLAPTGNAPASRGLPTTAQRVGVPTAVQTLAPRAAVAAAAPRAVAPYKYASSVRSPHPAIQPLQAPQPAVHVQGQEPLTASMLAAAPPQEQKQMLGERLFPLIQTMHSNLAGKITGMLLEIDNSELLHMLESPESLRSKVDEAVAVLQAHHAKKEAAQKDSKAK; encoded by the exons atgAACGCTGCGGCCAGCAGCTACCCCATGGCCTCCCTCTACGTGGGTGACCTGCACTCGGACGTCACCGAGGCCATGCTGTATGAAAAGTTCAGTCCTGCGGGGCCTGTGCTGTCCATCCGGGTCTGCCGCGATATGATCACCCGCCGCTCCCTGGGCTATGCCTACGTCAACTTCCAGCAGCCGGCCGACG CTGAGCGGGCCTTGGATACCATGAACTTTGATGTGATTAAGGGAAAGCCAATACGTATCATGTGGTCTCAGAGGGATCCCTCTTTGAGAAAATCTGGTGTGGGAAACGTCTTCATCAAGAATCTGGACAAATCTATAGATAACAAGGCACTTTATGATACTTTTTCTGCTTTTGGAAACATTCTGTCTTGTAAG GTGGTGTGTGATGAGAACGGCTCTAAGGGTTATGCCTTTGTCCACTTCGAGACCCAAGAGGCTGCTGACAAGGCCATCGAGAAGATGAACGGCATGCTCCTCAATGACCGCAAAGT GTTTGTGGGCAGATTCAAGTCTCGAAAAGAGCGGGAAGCTGAGCTTGGAGCCAAAGCCAAGGAGTTCACCAATGTCTATATCAAAAACTTTGGGGAAGAGGTGGATGATGAGAGTCTGAAAGAGCTCTTTAGCCAGTTTG GTAAGACCCTAAGTGTGAAGGTGATGAGAGATCCCAGTGGGAAATCCAAAGGCTTTGGCTTTGTGAGTTACGAAAAGCACGAGGATGCCAATAAG GCCGTGGAagagatgaatggaaaagaaatcagTGGGAAAGTCATTTTTGTAGGCCGTGCACAGAAGAAAGTGGAGCGGCAGGCAGAGTTAAAGCGGAAATTTGAACAGTTGAAACAAGAGAGAATTAGTCGGTATCAG GGGGTGAATCTCTACATTAAGAACTTGGATGACACCATTGATGATGAGAAGTTAAGGAAAGAGTTTTCTCCTTTTGGATCAATCACCAGTGCAAAG GTAATGTTGGAGGATGGGAGAAGCAAAGGGTTTGGCTTTGTCTGCTTCTCATCTCCTGAAGAGGCGACCAAAGCAGTCACTGAGATGAATGGACGCATCGTGGGCTCCAAGCCACTGTATGTCGCCCTGGcgcagaggaaggaagagagaaaagctcATCTGACCAACCAGTATATGCAGCGGGTGGCTGGAATGAGAGCGCTCCCTGCCAATGCCATCTTAAATCAGTTCCAGCCTGCAGCTGGTGGTTACTTTGTGCCAGCAGTTCCACAG GCTCAGGGAAGACCTCCATACTACACCCCTAACCAGTTAGCACAGATGAGGCCAAATCCACGCTGGCAGCAAGGTGGGAGACCTCAAG GCTTCCAAGGAATGCCAAGTGCTATACGCCAGTCTGGGCCTCGTCCAGCTCTTCGCCATCTGGCTCCAACTGGTAATGCTCCGGCCTCTCGTGGCCTCCCTACTACTGCTCAGAGAGTCG GTGTGCCCACAGCCGTGCAGACCTTAGCACCTCGTGCTGCTGTCGCCGCTGCTGCCCCTCGGGCTGTCGCACCTTACAAATATGCCTCCAGTGTCCGCAGCCCTCACCCCGCCATCCAGCCTTTGCAG GCCCCCCAGCCTGCCGTCCATGTACAGGGGCAGGAGCCCCTGACCGCCTCCATGCTGGCTGCAGCACCCCCCCAGGAGCAGAAGCAGATGCTGG GAGAACGTTTGTTCCCACTCATCCAAACCATGCATTCAAACCTGGCTGGAAAAATCACAGGCATGCTGCTGGAGATTGACAACTCTGAGCTGCTGCACATGCTGGAGTCCCCCGAGTCTCTCCGCTCCAAG GTGGATGAAGCTGTGGCGGTTCTACAGGCTCATCATGCCAAGAAAGAAGCTGCCCAGAAG GATTCAAAAGCCAAATAA